TTCAATAACACCAAGGCTGCATCCGCATCCGCATAAATACTAAAGATTATGAAACTCTGGGAAAAAGGCATACCAACCGATCAGAAAATCGATGCATTTACCGTAGGCAATGACCGCGAACTGGATTTGGTGCTGGCACGCTATGACGCACAAAGTTCTATCGCACACGCACAGATGTTGGCTACTGTCGGTTTACTTACTACCGACGAAGCCGCACAACTCACCGCAGCCCTGGAAACCATCATCACAGACATCAAAGCAGGTAACTTTACTATTGAAGACAGCTTTGAAGACGTTCATTCCAAAATCGAATACCTGTTAACCGAAAAATTAGGGGATACCGGAAAAAAAATACATACTGCACGATCGCGTAATGACCAAGTGTTAACTGATGTACAGCTTTATATTAAAGCAGAGCTTTCGGTATTAAAAAACCAGACGAAAGCACTTTTCGACCTGCTTATCACCCTCAGCGAACGCCACAAAAACGTATTATTACCAGGCTATACACATTTGCAAATTGCTATGCCTTCCTCTTTTGGAATGTGGTTTTCTGCCTATGCGGAAACACTGATTGATGATATGACATTACTGAATGCAGCTTTAAAAATCGCCGATCAGAATCCTTTGGGTTCCGCTGCAGGTTATGGCAGTTCGTTCCCCATCAATCGTACCCTGACGACAAAATTATTGGGTTTTGAAACCCTAAAATACAATTCGGTAGCGGCACAAATGAGCCGTGGAAAATCAGAAAAAGCAGTGGCTACCGCAATGGCTGCCCTGGCAAGCACCTTATCTAAATTTGCGATGGACACCTGCCTTTACCTGAGCCAGAATTTTAATTTTATAGGCCTTCCGGCACACCTGACAACAGGATCCAGTATTATGCCGCATAAGAAGAACCCGGATGTTTTTGAACTTATCCGAGGTAAGTGTAACATTATACAAGCCTTACCCTATGAACTCAGTTTATTGACAAACAATCTTCCAAGCGGTTATCACCGTGACTTTCAATTGCTAAAACAAAGTCTGTTTCCAGCTATTGAATCGCTAAAATCCTGTTTGGAAATCCTACATTTTTCATTACAGGACATAACCGTAAATTCTACTATTCTGGACGACAGGAAATACGACTACCTGTTTACTGTTGACACGCTAAACGAAATGGTCACTCAGGGAGTTCCTTTCCGTGACGCCTACAAACGCGTTGCAGAACAACTGGAAAACGGTACGTTTACTGCCCCAAAAGCTACAAAACATACACATGAAGGCAGTATCAACAATCTTTGCCTGGATAAAATCGTCGCTAAAATGGAACAGGAATACTAAACGACAAAAACCGGCTTACAAGCCGGTTTTTCATTATACTGTTTTATTTAAATGTGATGTAGCTTACTTTCTGCATTCTTACACTTTAGGATAGGTTGCCCAATTCATTCTTTTTGGTTTAGCGTCATAAAATTCAACTCAAAACAACTGTCTTAGCTGTTTTATCCCGGCCAAAAGCATTATTTTCAATCGTTTTCTTGAAATGAACTGATTTGCCATTTTCTTTTTCATTTCGTTTTATTAATTTAATTAAAAATATCCGACTGTACCTTCCTTAAAAAAACGCATCTGATTATTTTAACTTCCAATCGGTAATAATAGTAGAAAAAACAAAATATAAAACCATTACAAATTTTGTATTCGTAAATTTATACTTCCTAAACAAAAACGGATAGTCGCCTACGGGAAACTGCCCGGACTAAAAACACACATATGCACCAGGACCAGAAAACAGTTACCAAAAACCCATACATCATTGCCTGGGCATTAGGATTGATATTTTATCTTTTAGAATATGCAATACGATCGGCACCCAGTGTCATGATTCCGGAACTTTCTGTGGCTTTCACGACCAATACCGCCAATGTTGGGGCTATTATTGGAATGTATTACCTCACCTATTCCGTAACCAGCCTTGTGGCGGGAATTGCATTGGATAAAGCCGGCGCAAAATACCCCTTAACTATCGGTACTATCGTTGTTGGATTGGGTTGCGTTGTATTTGCAATCTCAAGCCATTACACCGGATATGCCGGACGATTACTACAGGGAGCCGGATCTGCTATGGCTTTTCCTGCCTGCGTATACTTAGCATCCCGCGCATTTTCACCCCGCAAACTGGCAACTGCTATCGGGGCGACCCAATGTCTCGGTATGCTCGGAGGTTCAGCGGGTCAGTTCCTCGTGGGACCAGCCATTAAAAACGGGATGTCGCTTCCTTTTTTCTGGATTGGGATTGGCATCCTCGTGATTGGAATTGGGATATTTATCCTATTCATTACCCCAGCTGAAAAAACAGAGTTGGCCACACATAAAGAAGATTCAGGGCTGCTAACACCTTATAAAATTGTATTCTCCAACGTCCAGAGTTATTTATGCGGTGCGATATCCGGATTATTATTTGCCCCTACTACAGTATTTGCCATGACCTGGGGAGTTGCTTTTTTCCAAAAAGACCGCCACATGGATTTCCAATCTGCCACATTGGTAAGTGCTTTTGTTGCCATGGGATGGGTATTGGGATGTCCGTTAATGGGATGGATTGCTGATAAAATCGGGCGTAGGAAACCTGTACTGATCGGTGGTGCCATCATGATGATTCTGAGCCTGCTGCAACTGTTATACCTTCCGGAACTGTATCCTGCTTATATCAGTACTTTCCTGTTAGGTGTTGCTTCGGGTGCAGCCATGATCCCTTATTCTGTGATCAAAGAAAGTAATCCGGACAAAGTAAAGGGAAGCGCTACCGGAGCCATTAATTTCCTGACGTTTGGTGTTACTTCCCTTTTAGGACCTTTATTCAGCTACCTGTATGGAAATACACTACAAACCGTTACCGATCAGGAAGCCCATTTCCGTGGCGCTGGTATGTTTTGGATCATCTGTATCGGGGTTTCCATCATTCTTGCGCTAATCCTGAAAGAAACCGGGCAAAAGGCGAATAATTAATTCGCTTCCGCTACCCTTACCTGTAATTCCTCGGCATCAATATCACTATGCGACACGGTGTAAATACATTTTCCATCTTTGATCGCGATCAATTGTGGTGACTGATGTTCTACGCCAAATCGTTCGGCAATCGCATTCGAAATATCGCGGTGGCTTAACAAATCTAAAAAGTAAGGTTTCACTTCTTCCTCAGAAAGTTTATAATGCGATTCGAATTGTTTTAACGCCATACGGCTGATACTACAGCGGGTACTGTGCTTAAAAAACACAACAATCTGCAAATTTGAAACTTCTACTGCTTCGTCTAATTGTTTTAATTGTGTTAATTGTGTCCAATTAATCCTATTTTGTGGCGTACCTTTACTATCAGAATCTCCGAATATTTTATTGAATATACTCATAATGACATATTTTATGACTTTTTGTCGGTTTATTTTTGGCTTTTTTACTAAAATTCAGACTTATTGTCATAATCTAGTACTTGGAACATAAATTGAACTATAGGAATCAAATTTAAATATATAATTTATGAACTTTAATAATTTTACCATAAAATCTCAGGAAGCTTTACAAAAGGCACAACAGATTGCCCAAAATTTTGGTCATCAGCAGATCGAAAATGAGCATATCGTAAAAGCTATTTTTGAAGTTGATGAGAATGTTACGCCTTTCCTACTTAAAAAATTAAACGTAAATATAGGACTGTTCCAACAAATTCTGGACAGTACATTACAAAGCTTCCCTAAAGTATCCGGAGGCGATATTATGCTTTCCCGTGATGCTTCGGCGACGTTAAATGAAGCCAGCACTATTGCTATGAAGATGAATGATGAATTCGTTTCGATTGAGCATTTATTACTGGCCATATTCAAATCAAAAAGTAAAGTCGCACAAATCCTGAAAGATCAGGGTGTGACTGAAAAAGGGCTAAAAGCCGCAATTGAAGAATTACGCAAAGGCGAAAGGGTAACCTCAGCTTCTGCAGAAGAAAATTACAATTCGCTGAATAAGTTTGCCAAAAACCTGAACCAACTGGCGAAGGACGGAAAACTGGATCCGGTAATTGGGCGTGATGAAGAAATCAGGAGGGTTTTACAAATCCTTTCCCGACGTACTAAAAATAACCCGATGCTGGTGGGAGAACCCGGAGTGGGTAAAACTGCTATCGCAGAAGGATTGGCCCACAGGATTGTAGACGGTGATGTGCCTGAAAACCTGAAGGACAAAATTGTCTTTTCACTGGACATGGGGGCATTAATTGCCGGAGCCAAGTACAAAGGTGAATTTGAGGAACGATTGAAATCGGTAGTGAAAGAGGTTACGAATGCCAATGGCGATATCGTACTTTTTATCGATGAGATCCATACCCTTGTTGGAGCCGGTGGTGGTGAAGGTGCTATGGACGCTGCCAACATACTGAAACCTGCCTTAGCGAGAGGTGAATTAAGAGCTATTGGTGCGACTACCCTGGATGAATACCAAAAGTATTTTGAAAATGACAAAGCATTAGAGCGTCGATTCCAGAAAATCCTTGTGGATGAGCCCGATACCGAAAGTGCGATCTCTATCTTACGTGGAATTAAGGAAAAATATGAGACCCATCACCAGGTGCGAATTAAAGATGATGCAATTATTGCTGCGGTAGAACTTTCGCAACGCTATATTACCAATCGTTT
The Flavobacterium kingsejongi genome window above contains:
- the argH gene encoding argininosuccinate lyase, whose product is MKLWEKGIPTDQKIDAFTVGNDRELDLVLARYDAQSSIAHAQMLATVGLLTTDEAAQLTAALETIITDIKAGNFTIEDSFEDVHSKIEYLLTEKLGDTGKKIHTARSRNDQVLTDVQLYIKAELSVLKNQTKALFDLLITLSERHKNVLLPGYTHLQIAMPSSFGMWFSAYAETLIDDMTLLNAALKIADQNPLGSAAGYGSSFPINRTLTTKLLGFETLKYNSVAAQMSRGKSEKAVATAMAALASTLSKFAMDTCLYLSQNFNFIGLPAHLTTGSSIMPHKKNPDVFELIRGKCNIIQALPYELSLLTNNLPSGYHRDFQLLKQSLFPAIESLKSCLEILHFSLQDITVNSTILDDRKYDYLFTVDTLNEMVTQGVPFRDAYKRVAEQLENGTFTAPKATKHTHEGSINNLCLDKIVAKMEQEY
- a CDS encoding MFS transporter, producing the protein MHQDQKTVTKNPYIIAWALGLIFYLLEYAIRSAPSVMIPELSVAFTTNTANVGAIIGMYYLTYSVTSLVAGIALDKAGAKYPLTIGTIVVGLGCVVFAISSHYTGYAGRLLQGAGSAMAFPACVYLASRAFSPRKLATAIGATQCLGMLGGSAGQFLVGPAIKNGMSLPFFWIGIGILVIGIGIFILFITPAEKTELATHKEDSGLLTPYKIVFSNVQSYLCGAISGLLFAPTTVFAMTWGVAFFQKDRHMDFQSATLVSAFVAMGWVLGCPLMGWIADKIGRRKPVLIGGAIMMILSLLQLLYLPELYPAYISTFLLGVASGAAMIPYSVIKESNPDKVKGSATGAINFLTFGVTSLLGPLFSYLYGNTLQTVTDQEAHFRGAGMFWIICIGVSIILALILKETGQKANN
- the ytxJ gene encoding bacillithiol system redox-active protein YtxJ, giving the protein MSIFNKIFGDSDSKGTPQNRINWTQLTQLKQLDEAVEVSNLQIVVFFKHSTRCSISRMALKQFESHYKLSEEEVKPYFLDLLSHRDISNAIAERFGVEHQSPQLIAIKDGKCIYTVSHSDIDAEELQVRVAEAN